The following are from one region of the Prevotella communis genome:
- a CDS encoding Omp28-related outer membrane protein, with protein MKLRHIFLTAFAAVMSLTSLAQGLSENQRLLGYIMTDSITVSGGAFGTAGTYPVGAVMTPQTLSSYAGCKIVGIRMAAALDLGRTSTFVYQVKSNKMDTLCIQKQRLYAGWNNIFFNNGGYEIKGDETLFFGFDYVETPEMITADQGGLCGFGDDMEGALYAYGNFGQGLNLYSLSGLGRLCVQLIVDVSSLPLYDLDITWFDIGFKYKAPGENIDAMINFSNVGRKAVGRYQLCYQLDDNDPVVSNLTDSLRTGVQADWKFSLKLPNDIATGLHTLKVFVGQVEGEALPERSKYDMKSVSFGVYRNKLARQKAYMEVYTDQTSPITPYLNDMVKLVADNSSALVTVNVHKPNTPLALASAAYLHDLYAYTHPAFSINRSFFPGEEHIAYDMNDYLPSVGAEFCAGILSDMLMQDFESPSFASVDLKLSYDPATRKVGIKATGDMLPEAKAIYGDVALTLMITEDQVKSRQTTVNALTGRTTNNQNYLHNDVLRAYVTSPIGDAVTNNDNKYEANYEFTLEEEWNPDNIKVVGLLTKKVDAVTEDNLYDMDVINANSAALGTITGIETIQPSVAVKHTGCYTLDGRRVETKNLKPGLYVINGKKTVIK; from the coding sequence ATGAAACTACGTCATATCTTTCTCACGGCCTTCGCAGCCGTCATGTCCCTCACCTCACTGGCACAGGGACTCTCAGAGAACCAGCGTCTGCTGGGCTATATCATGACAGACAGTATCACCGTGAGCGGTGGTGCCTTCGGTACGGCTGGTACTTACCCTGTGGGTGCCGTGATGACACCACAGACCCTGTCCAGCTATGCCGGCTGTAAGATTGTAGGTATACGCATGGCTGCCGCACTGGATCTTGGACGTACCAGCACATTTGTCTATCAGGTGAAAAGCAACAAGATGGACACGCTGTGCATCCAGAAGCAACGCCTCTATGCCGGGTGGAACAATATCTTCTTCAACAACGGCGGCTACGAGATCAAGGGCGACGAAACGCTGTTCTTCGGTTTCGACTACGTTGAGACGCCTGAGATGATTACTGCCGACCAGGGGGGGCTCTGCGGATTTGGCGACGACATGGAGGGTGCCCTCTATGCCTATGGCAACTTCGGTCAGGGACTGAACCTCTACTCGCTGAGCGGCCTGGGTCGTCTCTGCGTGCAGCTCATCGTGGATGTCAGTTCGCTGCCCCTCTACGACCTCGACATCACCTGGTTTGATATCGGTTTCAAATACAAGGCGCCCGGCGAGAATATTGATGCGATGATCAATTTCTCTAACGTGGGCCGTAAGGCTGTTGGCCGCTATCAGCTGTGCTATCAGCTGGACGACAACGATCCTGTGGTGAGCAACTTGACCGACAGCCTGCGCACTGGCGTTCAGGCCGACTGGAAGTTCTCCTTGAAACTACCCAACGATATTGCCACGGGTCTTCACACGCTGAAGGTCTTCGTAGGTCAGGTAGAGGGCGAGGCACTTCCTGAGAGGTCAAAGTACGACATGAAGAGTGTTTCCTTTGGTGTGTATCGCAACAAACTGGCGCGCCAGAAGGCTTATATGGAGGTTTATACCGACCAGACATCGCCCATCACACCGTATCTGAACGATATGGTGAAACTGGTGGCCGACAATTCAAGTGCGCTGGTCACGGTCAATGTACACAAGCCCAACACGCCACTGGCACTGGCCTCAGCGGCCTATCTGCACGACCTGTATGCCTACACGCACCCCGCGTTTAGCATCAACCGCTCGTTCTTCCCTGGCGAAGAGCATATTGCCTATGACATGAACGACTACCTGCCCTCTGTAGGTGCTGAGTTCTGTGCAGGCATCCTGAGCGATATGCTGATGCAGGACTTCGAGTCACCTTCGTTTGCCTCTGTTGACCTGAAGCTGAGTTACGACCCTGCCACACGCAAGGTTGGCATCAAGGCCACAGGCGACATGTTGCCCGAGGCAAAGGCCATCTATGGCGACGTGGCCCTGACACTGATGATTACGGAGGATCAGGTGAAGAGCCGTCAGACCACCGTGAATGCCCTCACCGGACGCACGACCAACAACCAGAACTATCTGCATAATGATGTGCTCCGTGCTTACGTCACCTCACCCATCGGTGATGCTGTCACCAACAACGACAACAAGTACGAGGCCAACTATGAGTTCACACTCGAAGAAGAATGGAATCCCGACAACATCAAGGTCGTTGGCCTGCTGACGAAGAAGGTGGATGCCGTGACGGAGGACAACCTGTATGACATGGATGTCATCAATGCCAACTCGGCAGCACTGGGTACCATCACCGGTATTGAGACCATTCAGCCCTCTGTTGCCGTCAAGCACACAGGCTGCTATACGCTCGATGGTCGCCGCGTTGAGACAAAGAACCTGAAGCCAGGTCTCTACGTCATCAACGGCAAAAAGACTGTCATCAAATAA
- a CDS encoding choice-of-anchor J domain-containing protein: MKKLQLILTMTLALASTMPAIGQTILEEDFETGLTQPAKTPLTRTEGWTTIDSYKGTNTTYNWYNYYADPTSQAGPTLSGANCAACDGPISSGNTVDGQGPREEILLSPELDLNDTYQLQFSWKVSPMNNRDNSRYDLQVRVVTNNDINSAETVFSIQNEAMLRESGVTVFPIDAWDPHTSKIDLSDWKGEKVKLAFVYKMMAPIANIAWIDDITVKKFTPVNGPLASISLDRYDFKDMYIGEKMYSEVITLTNIGKNGLKITGMDLPSGVGTTLDPETVDLRAYDKVNFQLTYTATMFAPAKGEAVIHTTGGDVKIAYSANKNAVPEGYTLEGFNQYFPPAGWKSNGWRGSNAAIEGDQSAYAGGDFSATTLRSPRLDLTDGGKVYFTYYNQYDGESVPEYDIELQLSTDGGDNWKTVWTSDYQNGLNKLLTAEVDLGEDGTDNSYVRWYYPAIESDDEGAYDHSNFTLDRVLLPHVYGANGVPGSATLIAPASNAKDVYPKNVKLEWGPAQFAKGYKLYVGTNAEVNDLIDGGDLGNVLTYTIPQCDYATTYKWKVVAYNDKGDATTASTWKFTTQPDASVMEFPYTENFDECTNTAPVPTGWLSTTTGSYKFQAWTPNNIYPYGGKGVSLATGWKDAGQQSILTSPEFNLPAGGQGMSISFVWGNDHPSDLIVDETGLLKKQNVEGGNGVSDIAFEIFADGEWKQASYLSENSIEGMDGKKYWRNETIDLTEYAGKKVQFRWVNTSFANQTGEAALDNIVINGNVDDMAVFNQEGWNAGKINFGKAVNSGDQFTMLNKGKRALKVKSVSFGTNNFESSIAAGTEIAVGEGITFNLQFNAGESAKAIEDVMTVEFESGSKVTFPVSGEGLASDVLFYGFEMNPLDYNWKDDFTTIDVDRKVTHQLGYYQTIIEDDGGRIAFTQAQHYNANLKAHNGIGTLAAASPDDQTAANDWLISKQITPAEGATLDFYARNLSTTGSVFVGDNDLHSVEVLVSETGNTKTTDFKAVMNPTEMAYLGENQWHHFNVDLSAYAGKNIYVAVRHTTNSASFLAFFDDFTFNHVGNADLTGIECVKNITSEDAPVAVYNLNGVQVANGNQKGMYIIKTANGKTVKVIRK, encoded by the coding sequence ATGAAAAAACTACAATTAATTTTAACCATGACCTTAGCACTGGCATCTACAATGCCGGCTATTGGCCAAACGATTTTAGAAGAAGATTTTGAAACAGGATTAACGCAGCCAGCCAAAACCCCATTAACACGTACCGAAGGTTGGACGACCATTGATTCGTACAAAGGCACCAACACGACGTACAACTGGTACAACTACTACGCCGATCCCACTTCACAAGCCGGTCCTACCCTTTCTGGTGCCAACTGCGCAGCCTGCGACGGTCCTATCTCAAGTGGCAACACAGTAGACGGTCAGGGACCACGTGAAGAAATCCTGCTCTCACCCGAGCTCGACCTGAACGACACCTACCAGCTGCAGTTCTCATGGAAGGTTAGTCCCATGAACAACCGCGACAACTCCCGCTACGATCTTCAGGTACGTGTAGTTACCAACAACGACATCAACAGCGCCGAGACCGTGTTCTCTATCCAGAACGAGGCTATGCTCCGCGAGAGTGGTGTCACCGTATTCCCAATCGACGCATGGGATCCCCACACCTCAAAGATTGATCTGAGCGACTGGAAAGGTGAGAAGGTGAAGCTGGCTTTCGTTTACAAGATGATGGCCCCCATCGCCAATATCGCATGGATTGACGACATCACCGTCAAGAAGTTCACCCCCGTCAATGGTCCTCTTGCCAGCATCTCACTGGATCGCTACGATTTCAAGGATATGTATATCGGCGAGAAGATGTATAGTGAGGTGATTACCCTGACCAATATTGGTAAGAACGGTCTGAAGATCACTGGTATGGACCTGCCCAGCGGCGTCGGTACCACGCTGGATCCCGAAACAGTAGACCTGCGCGCTTACGACAAGGTGAACTTCCAGTTGACCTATACCGCCACAATGTTTGCTCCTGCCAAAGGCGAAGCTGTGATTCACACCACTGGTGGCGACGTGAAGATTGCCTACTCAGCCAACAAGAACGCCGTTCCCGAAGGCTATACCCTCGAAGGTTTCAACCAGTATTTCCCCCCTGCAGGATGGAAGAGCAACGGATGGCGCGGCTCTAACGCAGCCATCGAGGGCGACCAGAGCGCCTATGCCGGTGGCGACTTCAGTGCTACTACACTCCGTTCACCCCGTCTGGATCTGACCGATGGCGGTAAGGTATATTTCACCTATTATAATCAGTATGATGGTGAAAGTGTCCCCGAATATGACATTGAACTCCAGCTGTCGACCGATGGTGGCGACAACTGGAAGACCGTATGGACCAGCGACTATCAGAACGGACTGAACAAACTGCTCACCGCCGAGGTTGACCTGGGTGAGGATGGTACAGACAACAGTTATGTGCGCTGGTACTACCCCGCTATCGAGAGCGACGACGAGGGTGCTTACGACCACTCAAACTTCACACTGGACCGCGTGCTGCTGCCCCATGTATATGGTGCTAACGGCGTACCCGGCAGTGCTACCCTGATTGCCCCAGCATCAAATGCCAAGGACGTATATCCCAAGAACGTGAAACTGGAATGGGGCCCTGCTCAGTTTGCCAAGGGCTACAAGCTCTATGTGGGCACCAATGCTGAGGTTAACGACCTAATTGACGGTGGCGACCTGGGTAACGTGCTGACCTACACCATTCCTCAGTGCGACTATGCGACGACCTACAAATGGAAGGTTGTGGCCTATAACGACAAGGGCGACGCTACGACAGCCAGCACATGGAAGTTCACTACACAGCCCGACGCCTCTGTGATGGAATTCCCCTATACCGAGAACTTCGACGAGTGCACCAATACAGCTCCCGTGCCCACAGGCTGGTTGAGCACTACTACAGGCAGCTATAAGTTCCAGGCCTGGACTCCCAACAATATCTATCCTTATGGTGGCAAGGGTGTTTCACTCGCTACCGGTTGGAAGGACGCCGGCCAGCAGTCTATTCTGACCTCTCCCGAATTCAACCTCCCCGCAGGTGGTCAGGGCATGAGCATCTCATTCGTTTGGGGTAACGATCATCCCAGCGACCTGATTGTTGACGAGACCGGTCTGCTGAAGAAGCAGAACGTAGAAGGCGGCAATGGTGTCAGCGACATCGCATTCGAGATCTTTGCCGACGGCGAATGGAAGCAGGCTTCATACCTGTCTGAGAACAGCATCGAAGGTATGGACGGTAAGAAGTACTGGCGCAACGAGACCATCGACCTGACAGAATATGCAGGTAAGAAGGTACAGTTCCGTTGGGTTAACACCAGCTTCGCCAACCAGACCGGTGAGGCAGCTCTTGACAACATCGTGATCAACGGTAACGTAGACGATATGGCCGTATTCAACCAGGAGGGTTGGAATGCCGGCAAGATCAACTTCGGCAAGGCCGTTAACTCTGGCGACCAGTTCACCATGCTGAACAAGGGTAAGAGAGCCCTGAAGGTGAAGAGCGTCAGCTTCGGCACCAACAATTTCGAAAGCTCTATCGCCGCAGGCACCGAGATTGCCGTTGGCGAGGGTATCACCTTCAACCTGCAGTTCAATGCCGGCGAGTCTGCCAAGGCCATCGAGGACGTGATGACCGTTGAGTTTGAGAGCGGCAGCAAGGTAACCTTCCCCGTGAGCGGTGAAGGTCTGGCAAGCGACGTACTCTTCTACGGTTTCGAGATGAATCCTCTGGACTACAACTGGAAGGATGACTTCACCACCATCGACGTGGACCGCAAGGTGACACACCAGTTGGGCTACTACCAGACCATTATTGAGGACGACGGCGGACGCATCGCCTTCACACAGGCTCAGCACTACAATGCCAACCTGAAGGCTCACAACGGTATCGGCACACTGGCAGCAGCATCGCCCGACGATCAGACAGCCGCCAACGACTGGCTTATCAGCAAGCAGATAACGCCTGCCGAGGGTGCTACCCTTGATTTCTATGCACGCAACCTCTCTACTACCGGTTCGGTATTTGTTGGCGACAACGACCTGCACAGCGTAGAGGTGCTGGTCAGCGAGACTGGTAATACCAAGACCACCGACTTCAAGGCCGTGATGAACCCCACCGAGATGGCTTATCTGGGTGAGAACCAGTGGCACCACTTCAACGTGGATCTCTCTGCATATGCAGGCAAGAACATCTACGTAGCCGTGCGCCACACCACCAACAGCGCCAGCTTCCTGGCCTTCTTCGATGACTTCACCTTCAACCACGTAGGTAATGCAGACCTGACCGGTATTGAGTGCGTGAAGAATATCACCAGCGAGGATGCTCCCGTGGCTGTTTACAACCTCAACGGTGTACAGGTGGCCAACGGCAACCAGAAAGGCATGTATATCATCAAGACCGCCAACGGAAAGACCGTGAAAGTGATCCGCAAGTAA
- a CDS encoding choice-of-anchor J domain-containing protein, with protein MKKYLPFSLLFLLLTLTAYAQERNTQLTIQVTSVEGDNLKGQSLKITQTDYELGYGSLSLDANGKCTLMVYAGNHHVSLNRGGFIPVEQDFVVAEGETTKQINIQLTEKTRQPFALKAETVHDIFTGKNTINLSWNTEEPAFFDDFESYEPFAINFGGWTGIDVDMEAAAPLVGTYPNRGVLQYAQVINPLAVDPVWWYDYPILRPYDGKQYIGFTRTNSGNANDDWLISPVVTVGTENVLSFYAKAADRYPERFMVYVTTKTDNPAQSDFVRLDQDNYEKADYTGWKEYTYDLKAYEGKQVKFAIRYISHYNSYGSFMLMVDNVFVGMNAKASAIPNEQFQIYLDGELVTTTTDCSYVLEGIANGNHTIGIKATYLKAQSETTTIEANIPSDAYSHVILNVTANSKLTANGQHLTLTNTATMESYSLTVADGKVELASLPNGQYAISTEEGAFQALQKPVTINADATIDITLNDYLLKPYNITAKLNDDATYTLRWNQELIFSDSFEDYDDFATGTFGGWKSIDRDGYPVYPIALGSQTNIVSFPGSGSATKPTAIAPIVFNPWKTTPAMMPTDPAIAAPTGEKCITFFSPQQAKADDWLISPVIDIHENYSLTLKAKSYSSMYPETLEFYVSDGSDNPDDFVKISIAENIPAERWTIYQVDLSQFNGMAIRIGIHYVSYDTFLCQIDDFTVGPENGEGEVVDYGNVVRYDILVDGEKIGESQTASYTIPVLSAGTHTVGIKAIYQSGESEIATYTIEGTAGIAQTAINAAMPTAVYSLSGVYMGNKLEAVPAGIYLVKHNGKTIKIRK; from the coding sequence ATGAAAAAATATCTACCCTTTTCTCTCTTATTTCTATTACTGACGCTCACGGCCTATGCGCAGGAGCGAAACACCCAACTGACCATCCAGGTGACGTCTGTTGAAGGCGACAACCTGAAGGGACAGAGCCTGAAGATTACCCAGACCGACTACGAACTGGGATACGGTTCTCTGTCACTTGATGCCAACGGGAAATGCACCCTGATGGTCTATGCCGGCAACCACCACGTCAGCCTGAACCGCGGCGGCTTTATCCCCGTGGAGCAGGACTTCGTCGTTGCTGAAGGCGAGACCACGAAGCAGATCAATATCCAGCTGACCGAGAAAACGCGTCAGCCCTTTGCCCTGAAGGCAGAGACCGTGCACGACATCTTCACCGGCAAGAACACCATCAACCTGTCATGGAACACGGAAGAACCGGCTTTCTTCGATGACTTCGAGAGTTATGAGCCCTTCGCCATCAACTTTGGCGGATGGACCGGCATCGACGTAGACATGGAAGCCGCCGCTCCCCTGGTAGGCACCTACCCCAACCGCGGCGTACTGCAGTATGCCCAGGTGATCAACCCGCTCGCCGTAGACCCTGTGTGGTGGTACGACTACCCCATCCTGCGTCCTTACGACGGCAAGCAGTATATCGGTTTCACCCGTACCAACAGCGGTAATGCCAATGACGACTGGCTCATCTCGCCCGTCGTCACCGTAGGCACCGAGAATGTGCTCTCGTTCTACGCCAAGGCTGCCGACCGCTATCCCGAGCGCTTCATGGTCTATGTCACCACGAAGACAGACAACCCTGCACAGTCAGACTTCGTACGCCTGGACCAGGACAACTACGAGAAGGCCGACTATACCGGCTGGAAGGAATACACCTACGACCTGAAGGCCTACGAAGGCAAACAGGTGAAGTTTGCCATCCGCTATATCAGCCACTACAACAGTTACGGCTCGTTCATGCTGATGGTTGACAATGTGTTCGTAGGTATGAATGCCAAGGCCTCAGCCATTCCCAACGAACAGTTCCAGATTTATCTGGACGGTGAACTGGTAACCACCACTACCGACTGCAGTTATGTGTTGGAAGGCATTGCCAACGGCAACCATACCATCGGCATCAAGGCTACCTATCTGAAGGCACAAAGTGAGACGACAACCATCGAGGCCAACATTCCCTCGGATGCCTATTCACACGTAATTCTGAACGTCACCGCCAACAGTAAGCTGACAGCCAACGGTCAGCACCTGACACTCACCAACACAGCTACCATGGAGTCGTACAGCCTGACCGTCGCCGACGGAAAGGTTGAGCTGGCATCACTGCCCAACGGACAGTATGCGATCAGCACGGAGGAAGGTGCATTCCAGGCACTGCAGAAACCCGTGACCATCAATGCAGATGCCACCATCGACATCACGCTGAACGACTATCTGCTGAAGCCCTACAACATCACGGCAAAGCTCAACGACGATGCAACCTACACCCTGCGCTGGAACCAGGAACTGATTTTCAGCGACAGCTTTGAGGACTACGACGACTTCGCCACCGGTACCTTCGGCGGATGGAAGAGCATCGACCGCGACGGATACCCCGTGTACCCCATCGCCCTGGGCTCACAGACCAACATCGTATCGTTCCCCGGCTCTGGTTCAGCCACCAAACCAACGGCTATCGCCCCGATAGTGTTCAACCCCTGGAAGACAACGCCTGCCATGATGCCTACCGACCCCGCCATTGCTGCGCCTACGGGTGAGAAATGTATCACGTTCTTCTCGCCTCAGCAGGCCAAAGCCGACGACTGGCTCATCTCGCCCGTCATTGACATCCACGAGAACTACAGCCTCACCCTGAAGGCTAAGTCATACTCTTCCATGTATCCCGAGACACTGGAGTTCTACGTATCCGACGGCAGTGACAATCCTGATGACTTCGTGAAGATCAGTATTGCCGAGAATATTCCCGCTGAGCGCTGGACCATCTATCAGGTAGACCTGAGCCAGTTTAACGGCATGGCTATCCGCATCGGTATCCACTATGTATCCTACGACACCTTCCTCTGTCAGATTGACGACTTCACCGTAGGTCCTGAGAATGGCGAAGGCGAGGTGGTGGACTATGGCAACGTGGTACGCTATGATATTCTGGTTGACGGCGAGAAGATTGGTGAGAGCCAGACGGCCTCATACACCATCCCCGTACTGTCGGCCGGCACTCACACCGTGGGCATCAAGGCCATCTATCAGTCGGGTGAATCAGAAATCGCGACTTACACCATTGAGGGTACAGCCGGTATCGCTCAGACCGCCATCAATGCCGCCATGCCTACAGCCGTATACAGCCTGTCGGGCGTTTACATGGGCAACAAACTGGAGGCTGTGCCTGCAGGTATCTACCTCGTGAAGCACAACGGTAAAACCATTAAAATACGCAAGTAA